A region from the Hypericibacter adhaerens genome encodes:
- a CDS encoding sensor histidine kinase: protein MAASDPPEADRRPSPDALLAAVNAEGRGRLKIFLGAAPGVGKTYEMLQSARRKRAEGVDVVVGVVETHGRRETEAMIEGLEVLPRRPVSYKGKTLQEMDLDGLLKRRPKLALVDELAHSNAPGSRHLKRYQDVEDLLAAGIDVYATLNIQHIESLNDVVARITRIRVRETVPDSVIDRADEIEIIDITPEELLKRLKEGKVYVREAAERAVRHYFQPGNLTALRELALRRTAERVDEQMVDYMRAHAIQGPWAAGDRVLVCVNERPNAEGAVRYAKRLADRLRAPWQAVYIEGPRHARLSEADRDRIAKTLRLAERLGADTRHLPGERIADALLAYAGDNNITQIVLAKSSRSRWFELLHGSVVHELAAKAGSIVVHVVPGETREQAREAEADASTHEPVNPWRYVRSLLLVAVATGLGEAVQELVTIQSLSLIYLAAVLISAIRDGLMPALATALLSSVAYNFFFTPPLYTLTVTDPENVVALVFFTLTALLTGGLAGRARIQAEAARHRAAAIGELYGFSRKLAGIATLDDLLWASAHQIAAMLKVEVVLLTPKPDGLAVRAGFPPEDRLDEADLAAAQWCWDHNRAAGRGSDTLPGARRLFLPMTTASGKLGVVGITRADEGVLLTSEQRRLLDALIDQIAVAMERVRLAESADEARMLSETERLRAALLTSISHDLRTPLATIMGTISSLRTYGALYDDATREEMLAAAQEEGERLNRFVANLLDMTRLDTGALELKREPVDLGDLVGTALRRAQPMIGHRKVDVSLAPDLPLLRLDFVLMEQVLVNLLDNAAKYSPPQSRIAIRARQEDKQVIIEVMDEGTGIPEDALERIFDKFFRVKAADRQRAGTGLGLAICRGFVEAMGGTIVAENRTDRTGALFRIALPLSVAPEPEGAASLA from the coding sequence ATGGCCGCTTCCGATCCTCCCGAGGCCGATCGCCGGCCCTCGCCCGATGCTCTCCTGGCCGCCGTCAATGCCGAGGGGCGCGGCCGTCTCAAGATCTTCCTCGGCGCCGCACCCGGCGTCGGCAAGACCTACGAGATGCTGCAATCGGCGCGGCGCAAGCGGGCCGAGGGCGTCGATGTCGTGGTCGGCGTGGTCGAGACCCACGGGCGGCGCGAGACCGAGGCGATGATCGAAGGGCTCGAGGTCCTGCCGCGGCGTCCCGTTTCCTACAAGGGCAAGACGCTGCAGGAAATGGACCTCGACGGCCTGCTTAAGCGGCGCCCGAAACTGGCCCTGGTGGACGAGCTCGCCCACAGCAACGCGCCCGGCAGCCGCCATCTCAAGCGCTATCAGGATGTCGAAGACCTGCTCGCGGCCGGGATCGACGTCTATGCGACGCTCAACATCCAGCATATCGAGAGCCTGAACGACGTGGTCGCACGCATCACCCGCATCCGGGTGCGCGAGACCGTGCCCGACAGCGTCATCGACCGCGCCGACGAGATCGAGATCATCGACATCACCCCCGAGGAGCTGCTCAAGCGGCTCAAGGAGGGCAAGGTCTATGTACGCGAGGCGGCCGAGCGCGCCGTCCGTCACTACTTCCAGCCCGGCAACTTGACGGCCTTGCGCGAGCTCGCCTTGCGGCGCACGGCCGAGCGCGTCGACGAGCAGATGGTCGACTATATGCGCGCGCACGCGATCCAGGGACCCTGGGCCGCCGGCGACCGCGTGCTGGTCTGCGTCAACGAGCGGCCCAACGCCGAGGGCGCCGTGCGCTACGCCAAGCGGCTGGCCGACCGGCTGCGCGCGCCCTGGCAGGCGGTCTATATCGAAGGACCGCGACATGCGCGGCTCAGCGAGGCGGATCGCGACCGCATCGCCAAGACGCTGCGGCTGGCGGAGCGGCTCGGCGCCGATACGCGCCACCTGCCCGGCGAACGCATCGCCGACGCGCTCCTCGCCTACGCGGGCGACAACAACATCACCCAGATCGTGCTCGCCAAGTCGAGCCGCTCGCGCTGGTTCGAGCTGCTGCACGGCTCGGTGGTGCACGAGCTGGCGGCAAAGGCCGGTAGCATCGTCGTCCATGTCGTGCCGGGCGAGACCCGCGAGCAGGCTCGCGAGGCCGAAGCCGACGCATCGACGCATGAGCCGGTCAATCCCTGGCGCTATGTCCGCAGCCTGCTGCTGGTGGCCGTCGCCACGGGCCTGGGCGAAGCCGTCCAGGAGCTGGTTACGATCCAGAGCCTGTCGCTGATCTACCTGGCGGCGGTCCTGATCAGCGCGATCCGCGACGGGCTGATGCCGGCGCTGGCGACGGCGCTCCTGAGTTCCGTCGCCTACAATTTCTTCTTCACGCCCCCGCTCTACACCCTCACCGTCACCGACCCCGAGAACGTCGTGGCGCTGGTCTTCTTCACCCTGACGGCGCTCCTGACCGGCGGGCTCGCCGGCCGTGCCCGGATCCAGGCGGAGGCGGCGCGCCACCGCGCGGCCGCGATCGGCGAGCTCTATGGCTTCAGCCGCAAGCTGGCCGGCATCGCCACCCTGGACGATCTGCTCTGGGCCTCGGCCCATCAGATCGCCGCGATGCTGAAGGTCGAGGTGGTGCTCTTGACGCCCAAGCCCGACGGGCTCGCCGTGCGCGCCGGCTTCCCGCCCGAGGACCGCCTCGACGAGGCCGACCTGGCGGCCGCTCAATGGTGCTGGGACCATAACCGCGCGGCCGGCCGCGGCTCGGACACGCTGCCGGGCGCCCGGCGGCTGTTCCTGCCGATGACGACGGCCAGCGGCAAGCTCGGCGTGGTCGGCATCACCCGCGCGGACGAGGGCGTGCTGCTGACCTCCGAGCAGCGCCGCCTGCTCGACGCGCTGATCGACCAGATCGCGGTGGCGATGGAGCGGGTCCGGCTCGCCGAGAGCGCCGACGAGGCGCGCATGCTCTCGGAAACGGAGCGGCTGCGCGCGGCGCTCCTGACCTCGATCTCGCACGACCTGCGCACGCCGCTGGCCACCATCATGGGCACCATCTCGAGCCTCAGGACCTACGGCGCGCTCTATGACGACGCGACGCGGGAGGAGATGCTGGCGGCGGCCCAGGAGGAAGGCGAGCGGCTCAACCGCTTCGTCGCCAATCTGCTCGACATGACCCGGCTCGACACCGGCGCGCTCGAGCTCAAGCGCGAGCCGGTCGATCTCGGCGACCTGGTGGGAACCGCGCTGCGCCGCGCCCAGCCGATGATCGGCCACCGCAAGGTCGATGTCAGCCTCGCGCCCGACCTGCCGCTGCTGCGGCTCGATTTCGTGCTGATGGAGCAGGTGCTCGTCAACCTGCTCGACAATGCGGCAAAATACAGCCCGCCTCAGTCGCGGATCGCCATCCGCGCCCGGCAGGAAGACAAGCAGGTCATCATCGAGGTCATGGACGAGGGAACGGGCATTCCCGAAGACGCGCTCGAGCGCATCTTCGACAAGTTCTTCCGGGTCAAGGCCGCGGACCGCCAGCGCGCCGGCACCGGCCTGGGCCTCGCCATCTGCCGCGGTTTCGTCGAGGCGATGGGCGGCACGATCGTCGCCGAGAACCGTACCGACCGCACCGGCGCCCTCTTCCGGATCGCGCTGCCCCTGTCGGTCGCGCCCGAACCCGAGGGAGCGGCGAGCCTCGCATGA
- the kdpC gene encoding potassium-transporting ATPase subunit KdpC, whose protein sequence is MAKELRPAILLLLLLTLILGVAYPLGMTGLAQLLFPYQANGSLILGKNGTVIGSELIGQNFASEKYFHGRPSVTTGTDAQGNSVAEPYNAANSLGSQLGPTAKALIDRVTADSATLKAENPSTPVPVDLVTTSASGFDPDITPAAALFQVPRVAKARGLSEDRVRQLVQDNIEGRFLGLVGEPHVNVLKLNMALDGLGG, encoded by the coding sequence ATGGCAAAAGAACTCCGTCCCGCCATCCTGTTGCTGCTGCTGCTGACCCTGATCCTGGGCGTCGCCTATCCGCTCGGGATGACGGGCCTGGCACAGCTCCTCTTCCCCTACCAGGCGAATGGCAGCCTGATCCTCGGCAAGAACGGCACCGTCATCGGTTCCGAGCTGATCGGGCAGAACTTCGCCTCGGAGAAGTATTTCCACGGCCGGCCCTCGGTCACCACCGGGACCGACGCCCAGGGCAACAGCGTTGCCGAGCCCTACAACGCCGCCAACTCGCTGGGTTCGCAGCTCGGGCCGACCGCCAAGGCCCTGATCGATCGGGTCACCGCCGACAGCGCGACGCTGAAGGCCGAGAATCCCTCGACGCCGGTGCCGGTCGATCTGGTCACGACCTCGGCCAGCGGCTTCGATCCCGACATCACCCCGGCGGCCGCCCTGTTCCAGGTGCCGCGCGTCGCCAAGGCACGGGGCCTGAGCGAAGACCGCGTGCGCCAGCTGGTCCAGGACAATATCGAGGGTCGCTTCCTCGGCCTCGTCGGGGAGCCCCATGTGAACGTCCTGAAGCTCAACATGGCGCTCGACGGGCTGGGCGGCTGA
- a CDS encoding response regulator — translation MTSDRATVLVIDDEPPIRRLLRTTLAVQDYRVVEAADGAEGLSLLRHERPDVLIVDLGLPDIDGLELIRKIRAESPVPIVVLSSRDDEKGKVEALDLGADDYVTKPFGMEELVARLRTALRHRLQQQGGRPLFRSGDLTVDLVRRIVTVRGEEVKLSPKEYDLLQQFVLHAGKVLTHRHLLREVWKDENGGDVQYLRVYVRQLRQKIEADPEQPVHILTEPGVGYRLQVQ, via the coding sequence ATGACCAGCGATCGCGCCACCGTGCTGGTGATCGACGACGAGCCGCCGATCCGCCGCCTGCTGCGCACCACGCTCGCGGTGCAGGATTATCGCGTCGTCGAGGCCGCCGACGGCGCCGAGGGCCTGAGCCTGCTCCGGCATGAGCGGCCGGACGTGCTGATCGTCGATCTGGGCCTGCCCGACATCGACGGGCTGGAGCTGATCCGCAAGATCCGCGCGGAATCGCCGGTGCCCATCGTCGTGCTCTCCAGCCGCGACGACGAGAAGGGCAAGGTCGAGGCGCTCGATCTCGGCGCCGACGATTATGTGACCAAGCCCTTCGGCATGGAGGAGCTGGTGGCGCGGCTCAGGACGGCGCTGCGCCACCGGCTGCAGCAGCAGGGCGGCCGGCCGCTCTTCCGCAGCGGCGATCTCACGGTCGATCTGGTGCGCCGGATCGTGACGGTGCGCGGCGAGGAGGTGAAGCTCTCGCCGAAGGAATACGACCTGCTGCAGCAGTTCGTGCTCCATGCCGGCAAGGTCCTGACCCACCGGCACCTGCTGCGCGAGGTCTGGAAGGACGAGAACGGCGGCGACGTGCAGTATCTGCGCGTCTATGTGCGCCAGCTTCGGCAGAAGATCGAGGCCGATCCGGAACAGCCGGTCCATATCCTGACCGAACCGGGCGTGGGATACAGGCTGCAGGTACAATAG